The proteins below are encoded in one region of Haladaptatus sp. R4:
- a CDS encoding MFS transporter: MTNKVEQLIIATVGFFWAFLMWFSTAAFSTSIGTFYGLTTGQLALLASSAIWLAPPGRVIAGWLADRLGAHNTFAMILAYSGVVSIASSFAASYQVLFVERLVVASAGISFVVGIQHVAQWFDEHEIGTAEGLYAGTGNVGAGVGALVLPRLYGIHFGDAFLHLGIGALVIAAVYKWRGQPAKDRATAEAARQNTSFSDTMYVWTRYAAIGLMLAYAMSFGLEISMNSWLPTYYADGFAASIRNLGFTDTSSIQVAAGTFAAVQSFNASLWRPFSGYMSDLWQRKGWTPYPILATDKPYSPRIHWLLTALILITVLMIVLTVVGLLGVLPLSVVVLAFSGIAVSFGTGGVFAIVPLVFPDRPGTASGFIGGISTTGGIVYPLMFGLMPNVHMGYAFVGVVFFVPIILFFLWAMRSQSGIGDHGIGSRERWLGDGPAPNASTGGDD; the protein is encoded by the coding sequence GTGACTAACAAGGTCGAGCAGTTGATAATCGCCACCGTCGGGTTCTTCTGGGCGTTTCTGATGTGGTTCTCCACTGCCGCGTTCAGTACGAGTATCGGGACGTTCTACGGTCTCACGACCGGTCAACTCGCCCTGCTCGCGAGTTCGGCCATCTGGCTCGCGCCGCCCGGACGCGTCATCGCGGGTTGGTTGGCGGACCGCCTCGGCGCGCACAACACGTTCGCGATGATTCTCGCGTACTCCGGTGTGGTGAGTATCGCGTCCTCGTTCGCCGCGAGCTATCAAGTGCTGTTCGTGGAGCGTCTCGTCGTCGCCTCGGCGGGAATCAGCTTCGTCGTTGGCATCCAGCACGTCGCACAGTGGTTCGACGAGCACGAAATCGGGACGGCAGAGGGACTGTACGCCGGAACCGGAAACGTCGGTGCTGGTGTCGGCGCGCTGGTACTCCCACGACTCTACGGCATCCACTTCGGCGATGCCTTCCTCCACCTCGGAATCGGTGCGCTCGTCATCGCGGCCGTCTACAAGTGGCGCGGCCAACCCGCGAAGGACCGTGCGACCGCCGAAGCCGCACGACAGAACACGTCCTTCAGCGACACGATGTACGTCTGGACGCGGTACGCCGCGATTGGACTCATGCTGGCCTACGCGATGTCGTTCGGCTTGGAAATCTCGATGAACTCGTGGTTGCCGACCTACTACGCGGATGGCTTTGCGGCGTCCATTCGGAACTTGGGATTCACCGATACGTCGTCCATTCAGGTCGCCGCGGGAACGTTCGCCGCCGTTCAGTCGTTCAACGCGTCGTTGTGGCGACCGTTCTCGGGCTACATGTCCGACCTCTGGCAGCGAAAGGGATGGACGCCGTATCCGATTCTCGCCACCGACAAGCCGTACTCGCCGCGCATTCACTGGCTGTTGACCGCCCTCATACTCATCACGGTTTTGATGATCGTGCTCACCGTCGTGGGTCTCCTCGGCGTCCTTCCGCTGTCGGTGGTCGTTCTAGCCTTCTCCGGAATCGCGGTGAGCTTCGGTACCGGCGGTGTGTTCGCCATCGTGCCCCTCGTTTTCCCGGACCGTCCGGGGACGGCATCGGGGTTCATCGGAGGCATCTCCACGACCGGTGGTATCGTCTACCCGCTCATGTTCGGCCTCATGCCGAACGTTCACATGGGATACGCTTTCGTCGGCGTCGTGTTCTTCGTTCCCATCATACTGTTTTTCCTGTGGGCGATGCGCTCACAGTCGGGAATCGGTGACCACGGTATCGGCTCCCGAGAACGGTGGCTCGGCGACGGACCGGCACCGAATGCGTCTACGGGAGGTGATGACTGA
- a CDS encoding ABC transporter ATP-binding protein, whose translation MVEVSLSAVRKEYDGVTALNDVSFQVADGEFFTLVGPSGCGKTTTLRTIAGFEDLTAGAVRFGDREMDGVPPEDRDIGLVFQNYALFPHMSVAENVGYGLRFRDPPGARTRDERVFELLELVGLEGFEDRDPDELSGGQQQRVALARALAPGPELLLLDEPMSALDARLRDDLRTQVSRIQSDLGITTIYVTHDQEEALAISDRVAVMNDGRIEQTGRPQDVYRRPESRFVAEFVGENNVFDGETVSRDPNGSRVVVRDHEFLLPGSTADAVTFCVRPEALRLGGGENSFTAAVEDVEFLGEAFRVHLDWMGETVTLRVPEAPEGEQVRVGFDPADAHVIDGASAELVEQR comes from the coding sequence GTGGTTGAAGTCTCCCTCTCCGCCGTTCGAAAGGAGTACGACGGTGTCACGGCCCTGAACGACGTGTCGTTTCAGGTCGCGGACGGCGAGTTCTTCACCCTCGTCGGCCCATCCGGATGCGGGAAGACGACGACGCTTCGAACCATCGCCGGGTTCGAGGACCTCACCGCCGGTGCGGTCCGATTCGGCGACCGCGAGATGGACGGCGTCCCGCCCGAGGACCGCGACATCGGTCTCGTCTTCCAGAACTACGCGCTGTTTCCACACATGAGCGTCGCGGAGAACGTCGGTTACGGCCTCCGTTTCCGCGACCCGCCGGGGGCGCGGACTCGCGACGAGCGAGTGTTCGAACTGCTCGAACTCGTCGGACTGGAGGGTTTCGAGGACCGCGACCCGGACGAATTATCGGGCGGTCAGCAACAGCGCGTCGCACTCGCCCGTGCACTCGCGCCCGGACCCGAGTTGCTCCTGCTTGACGAACCGATGAGCGCACTGGACGCCCGTCTGCGCGACGACCTGCGAACCCAAGTGTCGCGCATTCAGTCCGACCTCGGAATCACGACCATCTACGTCACTCACGATCAGGAGGAAGCGCTCGCCATCAGCGACCGCGTGGCCGTCATGAACGACGGGCGAATCGAGCAGACCGGCCGCCCGCAGGACGTGTACCGCAGACCCGAATCCCGCTTCGTCGCGGAGTTCGTCGGCGAGAACAACGTCTTCGACGGGGAGACCGTCTCACGAGACCCGAACGGTTCGCGTGTCGTCGTGCGCGACCACGAGTTCCTCCTTCCCGGTTCGACGGCCGACGCCGTGACGTTCTGTGTCCGTCCCGAAGCGTTGCGGTTGGGCGGCGGCGAAAATTCGTTCACGGCGGCCGTCGAGGACGTCGAGTTCCTCGGCGAGGCGTTCCGCGTCCACCTCGACTGGATGGGGGAAACCGTTACACTCCGCGTTCCCGAGGCTCCCGAGGGCGAGCAGGTTCGCGTCGGGTTCGACCCGGCCGACGCACACGTCATTGACGGCGCATCCGCCGAACTGGTCGAACAACGTTGA
- the cobA gene encoding uroporphyrinogen-III C-methyltransferase, translating to MSTTTGTVYLVGAGPGDPELLTVKARRLLDEADVILHDSLVGDEVVESLPDHATVVHTGKRADGERTSQAEINDTMVRESRTGNDVVRLKGGDPTVFGRGGEEAEYLARHGIRFEIVPGVTSAIAAGEVAGIPATHRNCSSTLTVVTGHEDPTKDDTSLDWEALAANIEAGGTLVILMGVGRLSDNVAALSSHELDTGTPVAMVERATLPDERVVTGTLDTVVERARTADVRPPAVTIVGDVVRVRETVEHCLASSSGSFLASWTSSPLAVDEIESANRGE from the coding sequence ATGAGCACGACCACGGGTACCGTTTATCTCGTCGGCGCTGGACCGGGCGATCCGGAACTCCTCACGGTCAAGGCCCGGCGGTTGCTCGACGAAGCGGACGTTATCCTTCACGATTCGCTCGTCGGCGACGAGGTCGTCGAATCGCTCCCCGACCATGCGACCGTCGTTCACACGGGAAAACGCGCCGACGGCGAACGAACGTCGCAGGCGGAAATCAACGACACAATGGTCCGGGAGAGTCGTACCGGAAACGATGTCGTTCGATTGAAAGGCGGTGATCCGACCGTCTTCGGGCGCGGCGGTGAGGAGGCGGAATATCTCGCACGCCACGGGATACGGTTCGAAATCGTTCCCGGCGTGACGAGCGCTATCGCCGCCGGTGAAGTTGCCGGTATCCCAGCTACCCATCGCAACTGTTCGTCCACTCTTACCGTCGTTACCGGACACGAGGACCCCACCAAGGACGACACCTCCCTCGACTGGGAGGCGCTCGCCGCGAATATCGAGGCGGGCGGAACGCTCGTGATTCTGATGGGGGTCGGCCGTCTCTCCGACAATGTCGCCGCGCTCAGTTCGCACGAACTCGACACCGGGACACCTGTCGCGATGGTGGAGCGCGCGACTCTGCCCGACGAACGAGTCGTTACTGGGACGTTGGACACGGTCGTCGAACGCGCGAGAACTGCCGACGTGAGGCCTCCGGCGGTCACTATCGTTGGCGACGTGGTCCGCGTCCGCGAAACCGTCGAACACTGTTTGGCCAGTTCCTCCGGGTCGTTTCTTGCATCGTGGACATCATCGCCGTTAGCGGTCGATGAAATCGAAAGCGCGAACCGCGGCGAATAG
- a CDS encoding iron ABC transporter permease: MDTGRWLERHALALLGIATSALLVVLFYYPVAIVFADAGGISAFLDVLTDHFYVFDIFGFTAYQALLSTIASVAVGLPGAYILSRYEFPGRRTIRSLTILPFVMPSILVAIGFVAMFGQNGLFNDIVGVVGLGPYSLLYNLPAIVAAHAFYNAPLVARVTNAAWESVDAREVETARSLGAGRFRAFRDVLIPQLLPAILTGALLTFIFTFMSFPIVLALGGFQYQTVEVWVYTLVQRLDYSQAAVLAILETSLSLALTYAYLRYEARQAAASRASRPLARKHLLSGDTGFVETLERTGVALYLVVVLVLFLGPLVSTVLESVTGPSGFTLRYYQFLVTRQVSGASFQTKPGVAVRNSLTFGIGTLFIALPMGVVISVLTRARKSRIVEAVAMAPLAVSGVMVGLGMLRGLVFGIPIAGTRIQVSGAMAIVAAHAVAAYPFVTRNVSPMLAGIDQRTVESARSLGATRVRTLIDVELPLVAVGLAAGAAFAFAISIGEFDSTVILATGSSSYTMPVAVQRFLGKQTLGPATAMGTILLLVTAVSFVIIDRLGGRWESG; encoded by the coding sequence ATGGATACCGGGCGCTGGCTCGAACGACACGCACTCGCCCTTCTCGGGATCGCGACCAGCGCCCTGCTCGTCGTTCTGTTCTACTATCCCGTCGCCATCGTTTTCGCCGACGCGGGCGGCATTTCTGCGTTTCTCGACGTACTGACCGACCACTTCTACGTCTTCGACATCTTCGGGTTCACGGCGTATCAGGCGCTCCTTTCCACGATTGCGAGCGTCGCCGTCGGCCTCCCGGGTGCGTACATCCTCTCGCGTTACGAGTTCCCGGGTCGGCGGACGATTCGCTCGTTGACCATCCTCCCGTTCGTCATGCCGTCCATCCTCGTCGCCATCGGCTTCGTGGCGATGTTCGGTCAGAACGGGTTGTTCAACGATATCGTCGGCGTCGTGGGTCTCGGACCGTACTCCCTCCTGTACAATCTACCCGCAATCGTCGCCGCACACGCCTTCTACAACGCGCCGCTCGTCGCCCGCGTGACGAACGCGGCGTGGGAGAGCGTCGATGCCCGCGAAGTCGAAACCGCCCGGAGCCTCGGCGCTGGCCGCTTCCGCGCGTTTCGTGACGTGCTCATCCCACAGCTCCTTCCGGCGATTCTCACTGGAGCGCTTCTCACGTTCATCTTCACGTTCATGTCGTTCCCCATCGTCCTCGCGCTGGGCGGGTTCCAGTACCAGACTGTGGAAGTCTGGGTGTACACGCTCGTCCAGCGTCTCGACTACTCGCAGGCCGCCGTCCTCGCCATCCTCGAAACCTCTCTCTCGCTCGCACTGACCTACGCCTACCTTCGCTACGAGGCTCGGCAAGCCGCCGCCTCGCGCGCCAGCAGGCCGCTCGCCCGAAAACATCTCCTCTCGGGCGATACCGGTTTCGTCGAAACGCTCGAACGGACCGGCGTCGCGCTGTATCTCGTCGTCGTCCTCGTGCTGTTTCTCGGGCCGCTCGTCAGCACGGTTCTGGAAAGCGTCACCGGCCCGTCTGGTTTCACCCTGCGCTACTACCAGTTCCTCGTGACGCGGCAAGTGTCCGGCGCGTCCTTCCAGACGAAACCCGGCGTCGCCGTCCGTAACTCGCTCACGTTTGGTATCGGAACCCTGTTTATCGCGCTCCCGATGGGCGTCGTCATCTCCGTCCTGACGCGGGCGCGAAAGAGCCGAATCGTGGAAGCGGTGGCGATGGCCCCGCTCGCGGTGAGCGGCGTGATGGTCGGGTTGGGTATGCTCCGAGGTCTCGTCTTCGGGATTCCCATCGCCGGAACTCGAATTCAGGTGAGCGGCGCGATGGCCATCGTCGCGGCCCACGCCGTCGCCGCGTACCCGTTCGTCACGCGAAACGTCTCGCCCATGCTCGCCGGAATCGACCAGCGAACCGTCGAATCCGCCCGCTCGCTCGGCGCGACCCGCGTCCGGACGCTCATCGACGTCGAACTCCCGCTCGTGGCGGTCGGATTGGCCGCCGGGGCGGCGTTCGCCTTCGCCATCAGCATCGGCGAGTTCGACTCGACAGTTATTCTTGCCACGGGCAGTAGCAGTTACACGATGCCCGTCGCAGTGCAGCGCTTCCTCGGAAAGCAAACCCTCGGTCCAGCGACGGCGATGGGGACCATCCTCCTCCTCGTCACCGCCGTCAGTTTCGTCATCATCGACCGCCTCGGCGGGAGGTGGGAGAGTGGTTGA